The Phacochoerus africanus isolate WHEZ1 chromosome 3, ROS_Pafr_v1, whole genome shotgun sequence genome window below encodes:
- the LOC125121938 gene encoding ubiquitin carboxyl-terminal hydrolase 17-like protein 6 has translation MEVASLGWGQERLPNIFPPKRTSPWSAAAVDLPWGPSGPEKPSPSSQALCNWQADAAPVAAVGPAPTKGPLSWRPSVVGAGLQNLGNTCYVNAVLQCLTHTPPLAISLLNGQHQRACQKQPFCMLCAVRAHVTRALLHPGDVIQPGKDLVASFHRHRQEDAHEFLMFALDAMQRCPSEDTLIQQTFGGCWRSQIQCLRCLGVSDTFDPYLDVTLDITAAQSVEQALRELVKPEKLDGENAYHCGVCLRKGPATKRLTLHRASKVLILVLKRFTDVTGDKMDKKVRYPEHLDLQPYLSVQKAGALDYELFAVLVHSGWTCHQGHYFCYIRAGNGWWYRMDDSKVTACDTASALSQSAYVLFYIQRGELERATGGASADRAPRSAGADPIGRDAAVGEPRSPASVRASASEGPLAETDIQEITLEQWRRHQEHSRPKAEFNLRKVEPALPTNAVIIHRSKFDGTGRKLPAQENCGVSTSTRDAPPEGATNMGSIPCLEGRTKASKKKNKKKQRPLALQ, from the coding sequence ATGGAGGTTGCTTCTCTTGGCTGGGGCCAGGAGCGTCTGCCGAACATCTTTCCACCAAAACGCACATCTCCGTGGTCAGCTGCAGCTGTTGATTTGCCCTGGGGACCCTCTGGACCCGAGAAACCATCGCCATCATCCCAGGCACTTTGCAACTGGCAGGCTGATGCGGCTCCTGTGGCGGCAGTAGGACCGGCGCCCACAAAGGGGCCTCTGAGTTGGAGACCATCCGTGGTGGGCGCTGGGCTTCAGAACCTGGGCAACACGTGCTACGTGAACGCAGTGCTGCAGTGTCTGACACACACGCCCCCCCTGGCCATCTCTCTGCTGAATGGGCAGCACCAGAGAGCCTGCCAGAAGCAGcccttctgcatgctgtgtgcTGTGCGAGCTCACGTGACCCGAGCCCTCCTGCATCCCGGAGATGTCATCCAGCCTGGGAAGGACCTGGTCGCCAGCTTCCACAGACACAGGCAGGAAGATGCCCACGAGTTCCTGATGTTCGCTCTGGATGCCATGCAGAGATGTCCCTCGGAAGACACCCTCATCCAGCAAACCTTTGGAGGGTGCTGGAGATCTCAGATCCAGTGTCTCCGCTGTCTTGGTGTTTCAGACACTTTTGACCCTTATCTGGACGTCACCCTGGATATCACGGCAGCTCAGAGTGTGGAGCAAGCCCTGAGAGAGCTGGTGAAGCCTGAAAAGCTGGACGGGGAAAATGCCTACCATTGTGGTGTTTGTCTCAGGAAGGGACCCGCCACCAAGAGGCTGACTTTGCACAGGGCCTCCAAGGTCCTGATCCTTGTGCTGAAGCGGTTCACGGATGTCACAGGTGACAAGATGGACAAGAAAGTGCGATACCCCGAGCACCTGGACCTGCAGCCCTACCTGTCTGTGCAGAAGGCAGGAGCCCTGGACTACGAGCTCTTCGCCGTGCTGGTGCACTCTGGGTGGACCTGTCACCAAGGACACTACTTCTGCTACATCAGAGCGGGAAATGGCTGGTGGTACAGAATGGACGATTCGAAGGTCACCGCCTGTGACACTGCTTCTGCCCTGAGCCAAAGTGCCTATGTCCTCTTTTACATCCAGAGGGGCGAGCTGGAAAGAGCCACCGGTGGAGCGTCAGCAGACAGGGCACCTCGGTCTGCGGGGGCTGACCCCATAGGCAGGGATGCAGCGGTTGGGGAGCCCAGAAGCCCCGCCAGCGTCAGAGCGTCTGCATCGGAGGGGCCCCTGGCAGAAACCGACATCCAGGAGATCACCTTGGAGCAGTGGAGACGCCACCAGGAACACAGCCGACCTAAGGCTGAATTCAACCTCAGGAAAGTAGAGCCTGCCCTCCCGACCAATGCAGTCATCATCCACAGGTCGAAATTCGATGGGACAGGAAGGAAACTGCCCGCACAGGAAAACTGCGGGGTCAGCACTTCAACCAGGGATGCCCCACCTGAGGGTGCAACGAACATGGGGAGCATCCCTTGTCTGGAAGGGAGGACCAAggcctccaagaaaaagaacaagaagaagcAGAGGCctctggcactgcagtga